The following coding sequences are from one Pseudonocardia sp. HH130630-07 window:
- a CDS encoding Trp biosynthesis-associated membrane protein, giving the protein MDVAARTDRRAFGVVVAGLLAAAAALWGSGSSAWFVVDVPTATRGTVEASATGAQLQPVVTAVAALLVAAVAALVALSGIARRLLGGVVALAGVAAAGLTLRLLAVPPTPVELASARAGLTAPNAPQGAGPVTATAWPWLAVAGGIVALAAAVVLVVRERRLPRLGARYSAPGAPGPTTEQDPDRAAWERLDEGGDPTVGPHEREN; this is encoded by the coding sequence GTGGACGTGGCCGCCCGCACCGACCGGCGGGCGTTCGGCGTGGTCGTGGCCGGGCTGCTGGCCGCCGCGGCGGCGCTGTGGGGGTCCGGGTCGTCGGCGTGGTTCGTCGTCGACGTGCCGACCGCGACCCGGGGCACCGTGGAGGCGTCGGCGACCGGGGCCCAGCTGCAGCCGGTGGTGACGGCGGTCGCGGCGCTGCTGGTCGCGGCCGTCGCCGCGCTGGTGGCCCTGTCCGGGATCGCCCGCCGGCTGCTCGGCGGCGTGGTCGCGCTGGCCGGTGTGGCCGCGGCCGGGCTGACGCTGCGGCTGCTCGCCGTGCCGCCGACGCCGGTGGAGCTCGCCTCCGCCCGGGCCGGGCTGACCGCGCCGAACGCGCCGCAGGGCGCCGGGCCGGTGACGGCGACGGCGTGGCCGTGGCTCGCGGTGGCCGGCGGGATCGTCGCGCTGGCCGCGGCGGTCGTCCTGGTGGTCCGCGAGCGGCGGCTGCCCCGCCTGGGCGCCCGCTACTCGGCACCCGGTGCGCCGGGGCCGACCACCGAGCAGGATCCGGACCGGGCGGCCTGGGAACGTCTCGACGAGGGCGGCGACCCGACCGTCGGGCCACACGAGAGGGAGAACTAG
- a CDS encoding TetR/AcrR family transcriptional regulator, with amino-acid sequence MDPVTDPAADAPSEPARPPRRRGRRSGGTDTRAALLAAAGTEFAEHGYERATVRRIADRAGVDPAMVNHWFGGKDNLFVATLELEVDPAAVRADVLSGGAADIGGRVVHRFLTVWDSAGDGGAMAAMLRSVAGHDFAARMLREFVTRVILVPVTDRFSPDRRAERGALVASQLIGLGMMRYVVRMEPVASASREQLVATIGPTVQRYLTGDLGSTNPEE; translated from the coding sequence ATGGACCCCGTGACCGACCCCGCGGCCGACGCCCCGTCCGAACCGGCCCGCCCGCCCCGGCGCCGGGGGCGCCGCTCGGGCGGCACCGACACCCGCGCGGCGTTGCTCGCGGCGGCCGGCACCGAGTTCGCCGAACACGGCTACGAGCGGGCCACCGTGCGCCGGATCGCCGACCGGGCCGGGGTCGACCCGGCCATGGTCAACCACTGGTTCGGCGGCAAGGACAACCTGTTCGTCGCCACCCTGGAGCTGGAGGTCGACCCGGCCGCCGTGCGGGCCGACGTGCTGAGCGGCGGTGCCGCGGACATCGGCGGGCGGGTGGTGCACCGCTTCCTCACGGTGTGGGACTCCGCCGGCGACGGCGGCGCGATGGCCGCGATGCTGCGCAGCGTGGCCGGGCACGACTTCGCCGCCCGGATGCTGCGCGAGTTCGTCACCCGGGTGATCCTCGTGCCGGTCACCGACCGGTTCTCCCCGGACCGGCGGGCCGAGCGCGGTGCGCTGGTGGCGTCGCAGCTGATCGGGCTCGGGATGATGCGGTACGTGGTGCGGATGGAGCCGGTGGCCTCGGCGTCCCGCGAGCAGCTGGTCGCCACGATCGGCCCGACCGTCCAGCGTTACCTCACCGGGGACCTCGGGTCGACGAACCCGGAGGAGTAG
- a CDS encoding oxygenase MpaB family protein: MADLSTRLPDAVTDRLAALRSRVGSAVFSRVAGDEGSGRRARVLGAEGPRWFAEDAPIRRVHGDASMFVGGLRALLLQSLHPLAMAGVAGHSGFRGDPWGRLQRTSYFLAATTFGPAAEAERVIARIRRAHAPVRGTAPDGRPYSASDPHLLRWVHIAEIDSFLTAHDRYGSAPLDPAGRDGYVADTARVARALGVPDPPETAAELTAQIAGYRPELQGTPEARDAARFLLWEPPLPLSARVPYGVLAAASVGLLPRWARLPLRLPWFPVAEATVVRAGGHTVTAGIRWVTGAPPEPAPPPMPPVHP, translated from the coding sequence ATGGCGGACCTCTCCACGCGGCTCCCGGACGCCGTCACCGACCGGCTCGCGGCCCTGCGGTCGCGGGTCGGTTCGGCCGTGTTCTCCCGGGTGGCGGGCGACGAGGGCTCGGGGCGGCGGGCCCGCGTCCTCGGCGCCGAGGGCCCGCGCTGGTTCGCCGAGGACGCCCCGATCCGCCGGGTGCACGGCGACGCGTCGATGTTCGTCGGCGGGCTGCGGGCGTTGCTGCTGCAGTCGCTGCACCCGCTCGCGATGGCCGGCGTCGCCGGGCACTCCGGGTTCCGCGGCGACCCCTGGGGCCGGTTGCAGCGCACGTCGTACTTCCTCGCCGCCACCACGTTCGGCCCGGCGGCCGAGGCCGAGCGCGTGATCGCACGGATCCGCCGGGCGCACGCCCCGGTCCGCGGGACGGCCCCGGACGGTCGTCCGTACTCCGCCTCGGACCCGCACCTGCTGCGGTGGGTGCACATTGCCGAGATCGACAGCTTCCTCACCGCGCACGACCGTTACGGCAGCGCCCCGCTCGACCCGGCCGGGCGGGACGGCTACGTCGCCGACACCGCCCGCGTCGCCCGCGCGCTCGGGGTCCCCGACCCGCCGGAGACCGCCGCGGAACTCACCGCGCAGATCGCGGGCTACCGGCCCGAGCTGCAGGGGACCCCGGAGGCCCGGGACGCGGCCCGGTTCCTGCTGTGGGAGCCGCCGCTCCCGCTGTCGGCCCGGGTCCCCTACGGCGTGCTCGCGGCCGCGTCGGTCGGCCTGCTGCCCCGCTGGGCGCGGCTGCCGCTGCGACTGCCCTGGTTCCCGGTCGCCGAGGCGACCGTCGTCCGGGCCGGGGGCCACACCGTGACCGCGGGGATCCGCTGGGTGACCGGTGCCCCACCGGAACCGGCACCGCCGCCGATGCCGCCCGTGCACCCCTGA
- the hisF gene encoding imidazole glycerol phosphate synthase subunit HisF, whose translation MGVAVRVIPCLDVDAGRVVKGVNFRELRDAGDPVEMARVYDAEGADELTFLDVTASSAERGTMIDVVRRTAEQVFIPLTVGGGIRTCEDVDRMLRAGADKVSVNTAAIARPELLHEMSRRFGSQCIVLSVDARRVPGGEAPQPSGYEVTTHGGRRSAGVDAVEWAERGQELGVGEILLNSMDADGTRAGFDLEMLSAVRKVVDVPVIASGGAGAVEHFTPAVRAGADAVLAASVFHFGQLRIGEVKDAMRAAGVEVR comes from the coding sequence ATGGGCGTCGCCGTCCGGGTGATCCCCTGCCTCGACGTCGACGCCGGCCGGGTGGTCAAGGGCGTCAACTTCCGGGAGCTGCGCGACGCCGGCGACCCGGTCGAGATGGCCCGCGTCTACGACGCCGAGGGCGCCGACGAGCTGACCTTCCTCGACGTCACCGCCTCCTCGGCGGAGCGCGGGACGATGATCGACGTCGTCCGGCGCACGGCCGAGCAGGTGTTCATCCCGCTCACCGTCGGCGGCGGCATCCGCACCTGCGAGGACGTCGACCGGATGCTCCGCGCCGGAGCCGACAAGGTCAGCGTCAACACCGCCGCGATCGCCCGGCCGGAGCTGCTGCACGAGATGTCGCGGCGGTTCGGCTCGCAGTGCATCGTGCTGTCGGTCGACGCCCGCCGGGTGCCCGGCGGCGAGGCGCCGCAGCCGTCCGGCTACGAGGTGACCACGCACGGCGGGCGCCGCTCCGCCGGGGTCGACGCCGTCGAGTGGGCCGAGCGCGGACAGGAGCTCGGCGTCGGGGAGATCCTGCTGAACTCGATGGACGCCGACGGCACCCGGGCCGGTTTCGACCTGGAGATGCTGTCCGCGGTGCGCAAGGTGGTCGACGTGCCGGTGATCGCCTCGGGCGGTGCGGGCGCGGTGGAGCACTTCACCCCGGCGGTACGGGCCGGCGCGGACGCGGTGCTGGCGGCCAGCGTGTTCCACTTCGGACAGCTGAGGATCGGCGAGGTGAAGGACGCGATGCGGGCCGCGGGGGTGGAGGTCCGATGA
- the hisH gene encoding imidazole glycerol phosphate synthase subunit HisH, with protein MTRIVVLDYGSGNLRSAERALERVGADVTVTSDFDAAVEADGLVVPGVGAFAACMAGLHGVRGPQIIGRRLAGGRPVLGICVGMQVLFDRGVEFGEDTAGCGEWPGTVERIRADVLPHMGWNTVSVPDGSTLFAGLAADTRFYFVHSFGVRRWELHESHAIAPPKVTWTRHGEDVVAAVENGPLAATQFHPEKSGDAGAAVLENWLASVA; from the coding sequence GTGACACGGATCGTCGTCCTCGACTACGGCTCGGGGAACCTCCGCTCCGCCGAGCGGGCACTGGAACGCGTCGGGGCGGACGTCACCGTCACGTCGGACTTCGACGCCGCGGTCGAGGCCGACGGGCTCGTCGTCCCCGGTGTCGGTGCGTTCGCGGCCTGCATGGCCGGCCTGCACGGGGTCCGCGGACCGCAGATCATCGGCCGTCGCCTGGCCGGTGGGCGCCCGGTGCTCGGCATCTGCGTCGGGATGCAGGTGCTGTTCGACCGGGGTGTCGAGTTCGGCGAGGACACCGCGGGCTGCGGCGAGTGGCCCGGGACCGTGGAGCGGATCCGGGCCGACGTCCTGCCGCACATGGGCTGGAACACCGTCTCGGTGCCCGACGGGAGCACGCTGTTCGCCGGGCTCGCCGCGGACACGCGGTTCTACTTCGTGCACTCCTTCGGTGTGCGCCGCTGGGAGCTGCATGAGTCGCACGCCATCGCCCCGCCGAAGGTCACCTGGACCCGGCACGGGGAGGACGTGGTCGCCGCCGTCGAGAACGGGCCGCTCGCGGCGACCCAGTTCCACCCGGAGAAGTCCGGTGACGCGGGGGCCGCGGTCCTGGAGAACTGGCTCGCCTCGGTCGCCTGA
- a CDS encoding sensor histidine kinase, translating into MTGRLRWTTEPATYRRVLHVLLGTVVALPYLAAGWLLARTAVQGIGTGAVLLLAGAAVVVGIAVTVLPGVRELLVAAARTLLDADLPDPPGPGDLLDHRVPFADRCRAAVWLGLCAATGVVAGAAVLYLLPVAASMLIAPWQSLPPLPTGPGAWWTPPVGLLLVPLLAGGLAAAGAGQARLAPRLLGPGPRQRQAIALAARLEHARRRADRQAERARLARELHDSVGHALTVTTLQAGAAAELLHSDPEFARRALAAIADTGRAALDDLDHVLGLLNDDEDRADGPDDTGGGGGPGPVRDLEHLGGLFDGARAAGLDLHAETDPAPGLPAVVSREAYRLVQESLTNALRHAGPGPVTLRLRRTPDGLDLTVVNTVARRGRVRHGRGLTGARERVSLLGGSYTAGPDGDGRWVVRATVPGGPRTGPGPAGTERERGGAHA; encoded by the coding sequence GTGACCGGACGGCTGCGGTGGACGACGGAGCCGGCGACCTACCGCCGGGTGCTCCACGTGCTGCTGGGCACGGTCGTCGCGCTGCCGTACCTGGCTGCGGGCTGGCTGCTCGCCCGCACCGCGGTGCAGGGGATCGGGACGGGCGCGGTGCTGCTGCTGGCCGGCGCGGCGGTCGTCGTCGGGATCGCGGTCACGGTGCTGCCCGGAGTGCGCGAGCTGCTGGTCGCCGCCGCCCGCACGCTGCTCGACGCGGACCTCCCGGACCCGCCCGGGCCCGGCGACCTCCTCGACCACCGGGTCCCGTTCGCCGACCGCTGCCGCGCCGCGGTGTGGCTGGGGCTGTGCGCGGCCACGGGGGTCGTGGCGGGGGCCGCGGTGCTCTACCTGCTGCCGGTGGCCGCGTCGATGCTGATCGCGCCGTGGCAGTCGCTGCCGCCACTGCCCACCGGTCCCGGCGCCTGGTGGACGCCGCCGGTGGGGCTGCTGCTGGTCCCCCTGCTGGCCGGCGGGCTCGCCGCGGCCGGTGCCGGGCAGGCCCGGCTCGCCCCGCGGCTGCTCGGGCCGGGGCCGCGGCAGCGGCAGGCGATCGCGCTGGCCGCCCGGCTGGAACACGCCCGGCGGCGGGCCGACCGGCAGGCCGAACGCGCCCGGCTGGCCCGGGAGCTGCACGACTCGGTCGGTCACGCGCTGACCGTCACCACCCTGCAGGCCGGAGCGGCGGCCGAGCTGCTGCACAGCGACCCGGAGTTCGCCCGCCGGGCACTCGCCGCGATCGCCGACACCGGCCGCGCCGCCCTCGACGATCTCGACCACGTCCTCGGCCTGCTGAACGACGACGAGGACCGCGCCGACGGACCGGACGACACCGGCGGCGGGGGCGGCCCGGGGCCGGTGCGCGATCTCGAGCACCTCGGTGGCCTGTTCGACGGCGCCCGGGCGGCCGGTCTCGACCTGCACGCCGAGACCGACCCGGCCCCCGGCCTGCCCGCGGTGGTCTCCCGGGAGGCGTACCGGCTGGTGCAGGAGTCCCTGACCAACGCGTTGCGGCACGCCGGACCGGGACCGGTGACGCTGCGGCTGCGGCGCACCCCGGACGGTCTGGACCTGACGGTCGTCAACACGGTCGCCCGCCGGGGCCGCGTCCGGCACGGGCGCGGCCTGACCGGCGCCCGGGAGCGGGTGTCCCTGCTCGGGGGCAGCTACACCGCGGGCCCGGACGGCGACGGGCGCTGGGTGGTCCGGGCGACGGTGCCCGGTGGGCCGCGGACCGGACCGGGGCCCGCCGGGACGGAACGGGAGAGGGGCGGGGCGCACGCATGA
- a CDS encoding response regulator transcription factor has translation MTVGVVLVDDEELVRAGLRAVLGADPGIDVLGEAADGAEVPGLVALHRPDVVLMDVRMPAVDGITATRALLRRPDPPRVLVLTTFGHDRYVYDALRTGASGFLLKRTPPREVVRAVHTIAAGESLLFPAAIRELVAGFAPGGGDRLAGAGLTGREDEVLRLMARGLSNAEIAAELHLGVETVKTHVAGILAKTGSRDRTQAVVAAYSSGFVDPRSPVR, from the coding sequence ATGACGGTCGGGGTGGTGCTGGTCGACGACGAGGAGCTGGTCCGGGCCGGACTGCGTGCGGTGCTCGGCGCCGACCCGGGCATCGACGTGCTCGGCGAGGCCGCGGACGGCGCCGAGGTGCCCGGCCTGGTCGCCCTGCACCGGCCGGACGTCGTGCTGATGGACGTCCGGATGCCCGCGGTCGACGGCATCACCGCCACCCGGGCGCTGCTGCGCCGCCCGGACCCGCCGCGGGTGCTGGTGCTGACCACGTTCGGTCACGACCGCTACGTCTACGACGCGCTGCGCACCGGGGCGTCGGGGTTCCTGCTCAAGCGCACCCCGCCGCGGGAGGTCGTGCGCGCCGTGCACACGATCGCTGCGGGGGAGTCGCTGCTGTTCCCGGCCGCGATCCGGGAGCTGGTCGCGGGGTTCGCCCCCGGCGGCGGCGACCGGCTCGCCGGGGCCGGGCTGACCGGCCGGGAGGACGAGGTGCTGCGGCTGATGGCCCGTGGGCTGTCCAACGCCGAGATCGCCGCCGAGCTGCACCTCGGGGTGGAGACGGTGAAGACCCACGTCGCCGGGATCCTGGCCAAGACCGGCTCGCGGGACCGGACCCAGGCCGTCGTCGCGGCCTACTCCTCCGGGTTCGTCGACCCGAGGTCCCCGGTGAGGTAA
- the priA gene encoding bifunctional 1-(5-phosphoribosyl)-5-((5-phosphoribosylamino)methylideneamino)imidazole-4-carboxamide isomerase/phosphoribosylanthranilate isomerase PriA translates to MSFTLLPAVDVVDGQAVRLVQGEAGTETGYGSPLDAALTWQHGGAEWVHLVDLDAAFGRGSNAELLAEVVGKLDIAVELSGGIRDDESLQRALSTGAARLNLGTAALERPDWCRRVLAEHGDRVAIGLDVKMIDGRRRVAGRGWTSDGGDLWEVLERLDRDGAARYVVTDVSKDGTLQGPNVELLTEVATATTAPVVASGGISEVADLVRLAEVAATGVGIEGSIVGKALYAGRFTLPEALAAVRAVSA, encoded by the coding sequence GTGAGCTTCACGTTGCTTCCCGCGGTGGACGTCGTCGACGGCCAGGCCGTCCGGCTGGTGCAGGGCGAGGCCGGGACCGAGACGGGATACGGATCGCCCCTCGACGCCGCGCTGACCTGGCAGCACGGCGGCGCCGAGTGGGTGCACCTGGTCGACCTGGACGCCGCGTTCGGGCGCGGCTCGAACGCCGAGCTGCTGGCCGAGGTCGTCGGGAAGCTCGACATCGCGGTGGAGCTGTCCGGCGGCATCCGCGACGACGAGTCCCTGCAGCGGGCGCTGTCCACCGGCGCGGCCCGGCTGAACCTGGGCACCGCGGCCCTGGAACGGCCCGACTGGTGCCGGCGCGTCCTCGCCGAGCACGGTGACCGGGTCGCCATCGGGCTCGACGTCAAGATGATCGACGGTCGGCGCCGGGTGGCCGGCCGCGGCTGGACCTCCGACGGCGGGGACCTCTGGGAGGTGCTGGAGCGGCTCGACCGCGACGGCGCCGCCCGCTACGTCGTCACCGACGTCTCGAAGGACGGCACGCTGCAGGGGCCCAACGTCGAGCTGCTGACCGAGGTCGCGACCGCGACGACGGCACCGGTCGTCGCCTCGGGCGGGATCTCCGAGGTGGCCGACCTGGTCCGGCTCGCCGAAGTCGCCGCCACCGGCGTCGGCATCGAGGGCTCGATCGTCGGCAAGGCGCTCTACGCCGGCCGGTTCACGCTGCCGGAGGCGCTCGCGGCGGTCCGGGCGGTGAGCGCCTGA
- a CDS encoding anthranilate synthase component I, with protein MTAVPGTTPAPTAAALGAVSPSRAEFRELARAHRVIPLTRRLLADDETPVGVYRKLAAGRPGTFLLESAENGRSWSRWSFVGARSAAALTAVDGELRWTGEVPEGMPTGGDPLEALRTVVTELHSEPLPGLPPLTGGMVGYLGYDVVRRVERIADPDDPAVGDLALPELVMLLATDLAALDHHEGTVTLIANAINWDASDERVDAAYDDAVARLDRMTAELGAAAPSSVAVYQPGEPEFVRRRTKAEHHAAIEDAKEQIRAGEAFQIVLSQRFEMACDADPLEVYRVLRTTNPSPYMYLLSLTDAAGGAPFSIVGSSPEALVTVLDGRATTHPIAGTRWRGADEEEDRQLEKDLRGDEKERAEHLMLVDLGRNDLGRVCEPGTVTVRDFFEIERYSHVMHLVSTVTGLLRRGRTAFDAVLACFPAGTLSGAPKVRAMQVIDRLEPTRRGQYGGIVGYLDFAGNADTAIAIRTALIRNGTAYVQAGGGIVADSDPDAEDTECLNKARAVLSAVAAAGSLRPPEDHR; from the coding sequence ATGACCGCAGTGCCCGGCACCACTCCCGCCCCGACGGCCGCCGCGCTCGGAGCGGTGAGCCCGAGTCGTGCGGAGTTCCGCGAACTCGCGCGTGCGCACCGGGTGATCCCGCTGACCCGCCGCCTGCTGGCCGACGACGAGACGCCGGTGGGCGTCTACCGCAAGCTGGCCGCCGGGCGTCCGGGGACGTTCCTGCTGGAGTCGGCGGAGAACGGGCGGTCCTGGTCGCGCTGGTCGTTCGTCGGGGCCCGCAGCGCCGCCGCGCTCACCGCGGTGGACGGCGAGCTGCGCTGGACCGGCGAGGTGCCCGAGGGCATGCCGACCGGCGGTGACCCGCTCGAGGCGCTGCGGACGGTCGTCACCGAGCTGCACTCCGAGCCGCTGCCCGGGCTGCCCCCGCTGACCGGCGGCATGGTCGGCTACCTGGGCTACGACGTCGTCCGCCGTGTCGAGCGGATCGCCGATCCCGACGACCCCGCCGTCGGCGACCTGGCCCTGCCCGAGCTGGTGATGCTGCTGGCGACCGATCTCGCCGCGCTCGACCACCACGAGGGCACGGTCACCCTCATCGCGAACGCGATCAACTGGGACGCCTCCGACGAGCGCGTCGACGCGGCCTACGACGACGCCGTCGCCCGGCTGGACCGGATGACCGCGGAGCTGGGCGCGGCGGCGCCGTCGTCGGTGGCGGTGTACCAGCCGGGCGAGCCGGAGTTCGTCCGGCGCCGCACGAAGGCCGAGCACCACGCCGCCATCGAGGACGCGAAGGAGCAGATCCGGGCCGGCGAGGCGTTCCAGATCGTGCTCTCGCAGCGGTTCGAGATGGCCTGCGACGCCGATCCGCTCGAGGTGTACCGGGTGCTGCGCACCACCAACCCGAGCCCGTACATGTACCTGCTCAGTCTCACCGACGCGGCCGGTGGCGCGCCGTTCTCCATCGTCGGGTCCAGCCCGGAGGCGCTGGTCACCGTGCTCGACGGCCGTGCGACCACGCACCCGATCGCCGGGACCCGCTGGCGCGGCGCGGACGAGGAGGAGGACCGGCAGCTGGAGAAGGACCTGCGCGGCGACGAGAAGGAGCGCGCGGAGCACCTCATGCTGGTCGACCTCGGCCGCAACGACCTCGGCCGGGTCTGCGAACCGGGCACCGTGACCGTGCGCGACTTCTTCGAGATCGAGCGCTACAGCCACGTCATGCACCTGGTGTCGACGGTCACCGGCCTGCTGCGCCGGGGCCGGACCGCGTTCGACGCCGTCCTCGCCTGCTTCCCGGCCGGGACCCTGTCCGGCGCGCCGAAGGTCCGTGCCATGCAGGTCATCGACCGGCTGGAGCCGACCCGCCGCGGGCAGTACGGCGGCATCGTGGGCTACCTCGACTTCGCCGGCAACGCCGACACCGCGATCGCCATCCGCACCGCGCTGATCCGCAACGGCACGGCGTACGTGCAGGCGGGCGGCGGGATCGTCGCCGACTCCGACCCCGACGCCGAGGACACCGAGTGCCTGAACAAGGCCCGCGCGGTGCTGTCCGCGGTGGCGGCGGCGGGGTCGCTGCGCCCGCCGGAGGACCACCGGTGA
- the hisI gene encoding phosphoribosyl-AMP cyclohydrolase produces the protein MTVRVQDSQLDPAIAARLKRDADGLVCAVVQSRAGEVLMVGWMDDEALHRTLTTGRGTYWSRSRQEYWVKGDTSGHVQHVHEVRLDCDGDAVLVVVDQEGPACHTGTRTCFDTDVLLAGG, from the coding sequence ATGACGGTGCGCGTGCAGGACTCGCAGCTGGACCCGGCGATCGCGGCCCGGCTCAAGCGCGACGCCGACGGGCTGGTCTGCGCGGTCGTGCAGTCCCGCGCCGGGGAGGTGCTGATGGTCGGCTGGATGGACGACGAGGCGCTGCACCGCACCCTGACGACCGGCCGCGGCACCTACTGGTCGCGCTCGCGGCAGGAGTACTGGGTCAAGGGCGACACCTCCGGGCACGTCCAGCACGTGCACGAGGTCCGGCTGGACTGCGACGGCGACGCGGTGCTCGTCGTCGTCGACCAGGAGGGCCCGGCCTGCCACACGGGGACCCGGACCTGCTTCGACACCGACGTCCTGCTCGCCGGGGGCTGA